The nucleotide sequence ATGTgtactgcattccactgctagtcaccaggCATTATTGCTTATAGATGAATGTTTTATTGATATACAATTATACTTTGATGAGCTAATTGTATATAATTCATGTCAAATAAGGTTTTATTCTCAAAACTCACCATCGTTTCACACCTAAAGCATCggttgtttaaatgaatgaattattatttaaggATTTCAATGTTAAACTCATCTATAGATGAATATACTGAGCACAGTATAATCTCGTCGTTATGACacattatcatttaaatatctTAGTCATAATTTTATCTGAAACTTGAGTAGTCATCCCACagtgataaaatttaaaaaaaaatggtaTAGTAGAAAATatcattaaatttattcaacattatatcaAGAATCTTTCCTATATGTAGATTTACTTGTACATTGACAACTACATTCAGTTACAATTGGTAAATGTACTCTATACCAATTACATTTGGATAAAGGCCATTTTTCAGGGCATATATAACGTAGTATAGCTATATtctttgtatttttttcttgaCAATACATTCCAGGAGGTAGTGAACATGAAGTATTAGCTAAATTAACACATTGACCAATTTTAATCCATCTTGGCCAAAATTTTGGTCCTAAATCATACCATATATAATATAATGGgcaattattataatcatttaaaaattcTCGTAGAATACGTTTTAATTGACGATTTTTTTTCATtcgattatatttaaaatattgttgATTCGATTGAAAATGTAACAATTGATCATTgaattgatttttatattttaaattttcaatcaattttaatcgatgcattatattttgaaaaaattgatttaaattagTATCTATgtgattttgtttttttctttttttatatgaatcataaatatttaaaaaattttgatgattttttgatttgattttacgTGATCTTCGATTtctatttaatgataataatgtttcaAATGTATTTTTATCATCATTTATAAACGTTGATGAAATTAATCTACCACTTGGAAACATGATAGCTTCCCATGGTTTATTAAATGACATAAATTCACTATTAAAATTTTGTCCACCTAATAAACGAATCATTTCATTATGTTTTAATAATACATGATTATGAAATGGTCGTTCATTAGGTATTAATGGAATTTGATTAGGGAATATAGTTAATTGATTAGgttgaatcatttgattagtTGTTCTAAAATTTGAATTCATCTCTGCTTTTATATGAACTGGATCATTTTTTAatctttgaaaaatatttacatttccGGATGTTTGtaaattatgataaaattctaaaggttttgatttattaaatttaattgatGTAATATTACTGATTTCATTGTTTGTATTAGGTGTATAATATAAAGTTGGTTTTTCCATTTGATATGAATTTATATTTCGATTTTGAAATAAATGccataaataatttgaaatattcgATTTATCAATTGAGTTACCATAGTTACTAATAGGATTCACATCTTGTAAATCATTGACAATATATGTTGATTTTGATGTAATTcgatttgaataaattaaaggtaaatcaatgaaaatacatatgaatattattaattgAATGTATATATTAGACATTGTAAAACATTAATCTATATTGCATAATGAACATATATTCTATACACTGTACATGTTTAAAAGTTATAGTTGCTAGGGTGattatgaaatttttatttatatcataattttattcattaaaattgaaattatttatttattattagttgaaATTGAAAATACAATTGATAAGTAGTATgttaaatttttattgtttttcttcttttactaTTCCATCTGGTCAATTGAAATagaattatatttaattaattagatGTTGTATAGCGGTTATAGTTGGCATATGAGTTAGTTCTTTTTACAAatgaaacattttgttttttctGCATTGTTGTATTGTTTCAGCTGACCTTGAAAGTTTTGTGAATAggtaaaatgttattttctattcattttattataaacaaaatcgACA is from Schistosoma haematobium chromosome 6, whole genome shotgun sequence and encodes:
- a CDS encoding hypothetical protein (EggNog:ENOG410MVEE~COG:T), yielding MSNIYIQLIIFICIFIDLPLIYSNRITSKSTYIVNDLQDVNPISNYGNSIDKSNISNYLWHLFQNRNINSYQMEKPTLYYTPNTNNEISNITSIKFNKSKPLEFYHNLQTSGNVNIFQRLKNDPVHIKAEMNSNFRTTNQMIQPNQLTIFPNQIPLIPNERPFHNHVLLKHNEMIRLLGGQNFNSEFMSFNKPWEAIMFPSGRLISSTFINDDKNTFETLLSLNRNRRSRKIKSKNHQNFLNIYDSYKKRKKQNHIDTNLNQFFQNIMHRLKLIENLKYKNQFNDQLLHFQSNQQYFKYNRMKKNRQLKRILREFLNDYNNCPLYYIWYDLGPKFWPRWIKIGQCVNLANTSCSLPPGMYCQEKNTKNIAILRYICPEKWPLSKCNWYRVHLPIVTECSCQCTSKSTYRKDS